Part of the Crossiella cryophila genome, GGCGCATTTCCGCGGTGGGGTTAGCAATACGAAAGCCGATTCTTGTACTTTTCTGTCATGGTCGGCACGCAACTCGCCCCCGGGCAGTCCTTTGTCGCCGCCGTGGTCGAACTCGGCGGCGCCGGGCGCGCCCGGCTGAACCGGGAGGACGAGCACGGCCACGACCTGGTGCACGTCTTCGGCGGGATTGGCCAGGTGCGTTCCGGCGAGGCCATTTCCCGGCTGGAAGAGGGCGATGTGCTGTTCCTGCGCGCCGGGGTCCGGCACACCCTGGCCGCGGCCGACGGCGAACTGTTGTCGCTGGTGCTGGTGTCCTTCCCGGACCCCACCTGGCGGGCCTTCGCCGACCTGGCCGGGCTGGAGGCCGGGCGGTGGGTGCTGGACGGGCCGCCGCCGCAGGTCAACCTGCGTTACGGCGACGGCACCGTGCCGGCCGCGTTCCGCCGGGCGCTGGCCGGGCAGAGCGAACTGGCGCGGCCGATGGACCTGGTGCGACTGTGGGTGGAGGCGCTGCCGCCGCTGGAACGCGCGCTGCGCAGCCGGGCCTTCCACCCGGTGCCCGGCTGGCTCACCCAGGCGTGTGTGCTGTTCAGCTCAGAGGAGCACCTGCGGGCCGGGGTGCCGGGGCTGCTCGCGCTGGCCTCGGTCAGTGCAGGGCATCTGACCAGGTCGATGCACCGGCACTACCAGTGCACGCCGAGTGAGTTCGTGGACCAGCGGCGGCTGGCCTACGCCGCGATGCTGCTGGCCACCACCCGGCTGCCGGTGGGCGCGGTGGCCAAGCGGTGCGGGTTCAACAGCCAGTCCTACTTCGCCCGCCGATTCCGCGAACGGCACGGCTGCAGCGCCACCGAGTTCCGCCGGTCCCCGGTGCAGAGTGGTAGTTAATGTACCGTGATATGGCTGTTGACTTGACTCCGTGCATACCGAGAACATGTATTCGGTCGCGCAATTCAGGGCGCCCGGCATATCGGAATTCCTGAATCCGGTTGTCGCGAATTTCTTCTTTCTCGGTCGGAGTGTGGATGCGGCATGGACAACAGTGCTGTCCCGGCCTGGGCGCCGGACGGGGTTCCGGTCACCGTCGCGGTTTCCCAGCTGGACCTGGCCGGTTCGCCCCGGGTTTCCGGGGAGAACCCGGAACACGTCAAGGTGCTCGCCGGAATGGCGGGTCTGCCGCCGATCCTGGTGCACCGGCCGTCGATGCGGGTGATCGACGGCGCGCACCGGTTGCGCGCGGCGGTGCTCAACGGCGAGCGCACCATCGAGGTGCGTTACTTCGACGGTGACGACCGGGCCGCGTTCGTGCTGGGCGTGCGGGCGAATGTGGCGCACGGCCTGCCGTTGAGCCTGGCCGAGCGCAAGGCCGCGGCGGTGCGGATCATGGGTCTGTACCCGGACTGGTCGGACCGCGCGGTGGCCACCTCGGCCGGGCTGGCCGCCAAGACGGTGGCCAAACTGCGCCGGGTCTGGCAGCCAGGGCCCGCCGCGCCGCCGGTCCGGGTCGGCCTGGACGGCCGCTCCCGCCCCTTGGACGCCGCCGCGGGCAGGCGCAAGGCCGCGGCGCTGATCGGGGTCCGGCCGGACGCCTCGCTGCGGGAGATCGCCGGGCTGGCCGGGGTGTCCCCGCAGACGGTCAGCGATGTGCGCGACCGGCTGCGGGCAGGCCGGTCGCCGGTGCCGGGGACCGGGGCGCCGCGGCGTGGTTACCGGCGGGACGACGGTCCGCACGACCCGATGGTGGCGCTGCGGGAGATCCGCCGCGATCCGAGCCTGCGCTTCACCGAGAACGGGCGGCAGCTGCTGCGCTGGGTGGAGGCCAACCTGGCCACGCCGACCGGGTGGTCGGGACTGCTGGACAGCGTGCCCGCGCACTGGGCGCCGGTGCTCTCCGCGCTGGCCAGGGACTGCTCGGCGGCACTGCGTCAGTTCGCCGAGGAGCTGGAGCAGCTGGACCGGCCCGACGCGGTGCCCGCGCGGCGGTCCTGATGACCGCGATCGACCCGGTGGTGCTGTTCGGCCCGCCCGATCCGGTGCCGCTGGTGCGCCCCTACACCCGCACCGGCGGGCGCACCGGCGTGGACTGCGGGCTGCTGCTGGAATCCCTGCTGTGCGCGGACAACGCGGCCCGGCGCAGGCGCTGGCTGCTGCCACCCGAACACGAGGTGATCATGGCGTTGTGCCAGGCGCCGCATTCGGTGGCCGAGGTGGCCGCGCACACCGGGTTGCCGCTGGGGGTGGCCAGGGTGCTGCTGGCGGACATGCTGGAGCTGGGCCTGCTGCTGACCTGTCACAGCCGGGAGTTCGCCGAGCCGCCCTCACTGGAGTTCATGGCCAGGGTGCTGCGCGGCCTGCACGCGCTATGAGCCGCTCAGCAGTCCGCGGATCTCCGGCGGGGCCGGGAAACTGGCCTGCTCGGCCTCGCCGGTGGCGGTCAGCACGGCGAGCGCGGCCCGCAGCGTGGGCAGATGCCCTGCGGTGAAGCACCAGCTGACCTCGCGCGGGTCGAACACGTCCCAGCCCGGCTCCGGCAGCACCGTGCGGTAGGCGGCCGCGCGTTCCGGATCCGCCAGCAGCACAACGACATCGGCCCGCGCGGGGGAGTGCCGCACCGCGCCCATCCCGTGCCGGGACAGCTGGTAGAACCGCCAGCCCCGGCCGCGCAGCAGCTCCAGCAGACCCTGCCGTTCCGCCTCGTCCTGATCGCCGTGGACACGCATGATCCCGACGCTAGAAGTCAGAATCGGGACGGGTCCCGCCGCGCCGTGCTAGTCCTCGTGCAGCCAGTCCAGGTCCGGTGGGACCAGGGTGGTGGAGACCATGAGTTCGCGGAAGAGGTTGTCGTTGAGCGCGTTGCCCACCGGCTCGCCCACCTCCTCCCTGGTCAGTCCGGGCACCCCGGCGCGGGAGAGCCTGCCGCGCACGCCGAGCAGCAGGTGCTCGACCCGTTTGATCGTCCAGCCCTCGCCGGGGCGCAGCCGGTCCAGGCAGGCGGCGGCCTCGCGGCGGGACAGCGGTTGGGCGCCCGCCTCGTGCCGCAGGTAGCGCTGGCCCAGCGCGGTCAGCGCGAGCCGTTCGGTCGTGGTGAGCCGCCAGGTGCGCGGCGGGGTGGTGGCCTCGTCCCGGCCCGCGCCCCGGCGCTGACCGTCCCGCCCGGCCACGTACAGCTCCAGGAGGTGTTCCCGGCCGCCGGAACCGCGGATGAACAGCGGCGTGTAGCCCTCGGTCAGCGGCACGGGTTCCTCGTCGGTGAACAGCAGCCGGGACTCGGGCAGCCGGATCGGCCGCCTGCCCACGTTGCCCACCCACCACTGCTCGTCCCGGTGCACCAGCCTGCCGTGGTGGCGGCTGATGTGCCGGTCGTCCTCGCCGATGCACACGTGCACCTCGGGCCGGTTCCGTCCGAAAAGGACGGTCCGGCCCTCCCTCGGCGGCACCGCCAGCCCGCCGGAGCTGACCAGCGCGTACATGGTGCCCGGCGCCGAGGACGGCACACCGAAGGCCAGACTGTCGTGGGTGGCGGGCAATCGCTTGTCCGGCAAGGCTTTCCCGGCCCGGGTCATGCCGAGGGCAGACTGGTGAGGGCGGTGCGCGCGAGATCGCCCGCCAGTGCGCACAGCCGTGGGTGGCCGGTGCGGCCGAGCAGGGCGATGCCGAGCACCTCGCCCGCCTGCTGGCCGTGCTGGTCCAGGTAGCCGCGGTGGCCGATCCGGGCCAGGCAGGTCTCCGGGCCCCAGCCGTCCGGGCGCAGGAAGAACCGGCGGTCGCCGACCTGCTGCGGCACCCCGTCGTCCACCGGGCTCAGCGGCTGGTCCCGGTCGAAGATCACCAGCACCGACATCGGCTCGGCACTGCTGCGCCACCGGCATTCCCAGCCACCGAAGCCACGCACCCGGTCGCCGGGGTCGATCCCCGGCACCCGGCGCAGCGTGTCCGCAGGCAGCACCGCGCAGGCGTCCAACCTGGCCAGCGAAGCGGGTTCCGGCGGGGTGGCGCGGCGGGCCAGCCTGCCGCGGTCGAGGATCTCGGCGGCCCTGGTGGCGGCCACGTCGGCGATGGCGCACAGGTCGGTGCGCTCGCCGCGGTCGTGCCGGGCGTTGATGGTGACCGTGGTCTGCTCGGTGAGTTGCAGGGCCCGGCGGCACTGATCGCCGTGGCCGCGTTCCCGCACGATCCGCACCCGGCCCACCTGCTGTACCAGACCGTC contains:
- a CDS encoding helix-turn-helix transcriptional regulator, translating into MVGTQLAPGQSFVAAVVELGGAGRARLNREDEHGHDLVHVFGGIGQVRSGEAISRLEEGDVLFLRAGVRHTLAAADGELLSLVLVSFPDPTWRAFADLAGLEAGRWVLDGPPPQVNLRYGDGTVPAAFRRALAGQSELARPMDLVRLWVEALPPLERALRSRAFHPVPGWLTQACVLFSSEEHLRAGVPGLLALASVSAGHLTRSMHRHYQCTPSEFVDQRRLAYAAMLLATTRLPVGAVAKRCGFNSQSYFARRFRERHGCSATEFRRSPVQSGS
- a CDS encoding ParB/RepB/Spo0J family partition protein translates to MDNSAVPAWAPDGVPVTVAVSQLDLAGSPRVSGENPEHVKVLAGMAGLPPILVHRPSMRVIDGAHRLRAAVLNGERTIEVRYFDGDDRAAFVLGVRANVAHGLPLSLAERKAAAVRIMGLYPDWSDRAVATSAGLAAKTVAKLRRVWQPGPAAPPVRVGLDGRSRPLDAAAGRRKAAALIGVRPDASLREIAGLAGVSPQTVSDVRDRLRAGRSPVPGTGAPRRGYRRDDGPHDPMVALREIRRDPSLRFTENGRQLLRWVEANLATPTGWSGLLDSVPAHWAPVLSALARDCSAALRQFAEELEQLDRPDAVPARRS
- a CDS encoding DUF742 domain-containing protein, which encodes MTAIDPVVLFGPPDPVPLVRPYTRTGGRTGVDCGLLLESLLCADNAARRRRWLLPPEHEVIMALCQAPHSVAEVAAHTGLPLGVARVLLADMLELGLLLTCHSREFAEPPSLEFMARVLRGLHAL
- a CDS encoding FHA domain-containing protein; amino-acid sequence: MTRAGKALPDKRLPATHDSLAFGVPSSAPGTMYALVSSGGLAVPPREGRTVLFGRNRPEVHVCIGEDDRHISRHHGRLVHRDEQWWVGNVGRRPIRLPESRLLFTDEEPVPLTEGYTPLFIRGSGGREHLLELYVAGRDGQRRGAGRDEATTPPRTWRLTTTERLALTALGQRYLRHEAGAQPLSRREAAACLDRLRPGEGWTIKRVEHLLLGVRGRLSRAGVPGLTREEVGEPVGNALNDNLFRELMVSTTLVPPDLDWLHED